Proteins encoded within one genomic window of Candidatus Berkiella cookevillensis:
- the murJ gene encoding murein biosynthesis integral membrane protein MurJ, with the protein MSKQLLKSTSTVSAMTFFSRILGFIRDMVVAHMFGASAGLDAFLVAFKIPNFMRRLFAEGAFSQAFVPVLSETVAVKPQPEVQFLIDRVCGCLLLVLTVITILGCVGAPFLITLFAPGFNENPQQFALASEMLRWTFPYLLLISMTAFFSGIQNAHNRFALPAFTPVLLNISMIFAALYLTGFTTDPVIALAWGVLLGGFLQLFFQLPAIYRLGLLPKPKVAFFDPNVKKVLKLMLPALIGASVMQINLLVDTIFASFLPVGSLTWLYYSDRLLEFPVGMFGVALATVVLPHLSKQYANKNDYAFSESIDWAFRVILLIGIPCTIGLILLAKPILSTLFQYGRFTAQDVILTSYSLMALSLGLVGFLVVKIMVSAFYARQNTKLPLKVALVAISCNVIFNFILIGPFQHAGLALASTLSQVVQLSILLYVLIKLKHYMPLKGWLKYAFRLVLANICMVAFLIALSPEADAWLENSGLWRGYQLGILVVGSVVVYGAVLWVVGLRFTHFNMRALSQS; encoded by the coding sequence ATGAGCAAACAGTTATTAAAGTCCACCAGCACAGTTAGTGCAATGACATTTTTTTCCAGAATCTTGGGTTTTATTCGAGATATGGTGGTTGCGCATATGTTTGGAGCAAGTGCGGGTTTAGATGCTTTCTTGGTGGCGTTTAAGATACCGAATTTCATGCGTAGACTCTTTGCTGAAGGTGCATTTTCACAAGCCTTTGTGCCCGTCCTTAGTGAAACAGTTGCGGTTAAGCCTCAGCCTGAAGTGCAATTCTTGATTGATAGAGTCTGTGGTTGTTTATTATTGGTCTTGACGGTGATTACCATCCTGGGCTGTGTGGGAGCGCCCTTTTTAATTACATTGTTTGCGCCTGGATTTAATGAAAATCCTCAGCAATTTGCCTTAGCTTCTGAGATGCTTCGTTGGACCTTCCCTTATTTACTACTGATATCGATGACTGCGTTCTTCTCAGGGATCCAAAATGCACACAATCGATTTGCATTACCAGCGTTTACACCTGTTCTGTTAAACATAAGCATGATTTTTGCAGCGCTTTATTTGACGGGTTTTACCACTGATCCAGTCATTGCACTTGCATGGGGCGTTTTATTAGGTGGCTTTTTGCAATTGTTTTTTCAATTGCCCGCTATTTATAGGTTAGGTCTTTTGCCGAAGCCTAAAGTTGCTTTTTTTGATCCGAATGTGAAAAAAGTATTAAAGTTAATGTTGCCCGCACTCATTGGTGCTTCTGTGATGCAAATTAACTTATTAGTTGATACGATTTTTGCCTCTTTTTTGCCGGTAGGTAGCTTAACCTGGCTATATTATTCTGATAGGTTGCTTGAATTTCCGGTGGGTATGTTTGGTGTGGCGCTGGCCACAGTAGTGTTGCCACATCTTTCTAAACAATATGCAAACAAAAATGATTATGCCTTCTCGGAGAGCATTGATTGGGCATTCAGGGTTATTTTATTAATTGGCATTCCGTGCACTATCGGCTTGATTCTGCTTGCCAAGCCTATTTTATCAACCTTATTTCAGTATGGGCGTTTTACGGCGCAAGATGTAATTTTGACAAGCTATAGTTTAATGGCACTTTCTCTCGGCTTGGTTGGATTTTTAGTTGTTAAAATCATGGTATCGGCTTTTTATGCGCGCCAAAATACTAAGCTGCCCCTAAAGGTCGCTTTGGTTGCGATTAGCTGTAACGTTATATTTAATTTCATTTTGATTGGTCCCTTTCAACATGCTGGTTTGGCTTTGGCATCGACTTTGTCTCAAGTTGTTCAGCTTAGCATTTTGCTATATGTGCTTATCAAGTTGAAACATTACATGCCCTTGAAAGGGTGGCTGAAATATGCATTTCGCTTAGTGCTTGCCAATATATGTATGGTTGCTTTTTTGATTGCCTTAAGCCCAGAGGCTGATGCATGGCTGGAAAATTCTGGATTATGGCGCGGGTATCAGCTAGGCATTTTAGTAGTGGGTTCGGTTGTTGTGTATGGTGCTGTGCTATGGGTTGTAGGCTTGCGATTTACACATTTTAATATGAGAGCGCTTTCTCAATCATAA
- the rpsT gene encoding 30S ribosomal protein S20, whose amino-acid sequence MANTKQAKKRARQNEKRRQENKWQVSRMYTHVKKVLLTIATGDHGKAQTEYQIATSYIDRLVIKGLIHKNKAARHKSRLNKKVLALAA is encoded by the coding sequence TTGGCTAATACAAAACAGGCTAAAAAAAGAGCACGTCAAAATGAAAAACGCCGCCAAGAAAATAAGTGGCAGGTTTCAAGAATGTACACGCATGTTAAAAAGGTACTGCTTACTATCGCTACAGGCGATCATGGCAAAGCGCAAACAGAATATCAAATAGCGACCTCTTATATTGATCGTTTAGTGATTAAAGGTTTAATTCACAAGAATAAAGCTGCACGTCATAAAAGCAGATTAAATAAGAAAGTTTTGGCGCTGGCTGCATAA
- the motA gene encoding flagellar motor stator protein MotA, whose product MLILIGYLAVLASVFGGYALAGGHLAALFQPVELLMIGGAATGAFICSNSGKVLKATLKELGRAFLPSKYNKVAYAQLLSVLYSLLVKIHHQGSISLEADLENPQESPIFAAYPKILANHHVVEFICDYFRMIINEDLSVHHVENLMDNEIETHHHEALMPSHAVAKLADGMPAFGIVAAVMGVVHTMESISLPPAELGMLIAAALVGTFLGILLGYGFIGPLAVIMEQRANESTQMFQCIKLVILAQMHKCSNQTAIEFGRKILFSTERPSAKQLDEMLEEVKKATRGNASAST is encoded by the coding sequence ATGCTGATCCTCATTGGGTATTTAGCTGTATTGGCTTCTGTTTTCGGGGGCTATGCATTGGCAGGAGGCCATCTAGCAGCCTTATTTCAACCTGTAGAATTATTAATGATTGGTGGTGCGGCCACTGGCGCCTTTATCTGCAGCAATAGCGGCAAAGTGCTCAAGGCCACCCTTAAAGAGCTAGGTCGAGCTTTCCTGCCGTCTAAATACAATAAAGTCGCTTATGCTCAGCTCTTAAGCGTACTTTACTCCTTACTGGTAAAAATCCACCATCAAGGTTCTATTTCCTTAGAGGCCGACTTAGAAAATCCTCAAGAAAGCCCAATTTTCGCTGCATACCCTAAAATATTAGCCAACCACCATGTTGTAGAATTTATTTGCGACTATTTCCGTATGATCATTAACGAAGATCTCAGTGTGCATCATGTTGAAAATCTAATGGACAATGAAATTGAAACGCATCACCACGAAGCGCTCATGCCTTCACATGCTGTTGCTAAACTCGCTGATGGTATGCCTGCTTTTGGTATCGTCGCCGCTGTGATGGGGGTTGTACATACCATGGAATCCATCAGCTTGCCCCCCGCAGAACTGGGTATGTTAATTGCAGCCGCACTGGTTGGAACTTTCTTGGGTATTTTACTTGGTTATGGCTTTATCGGCCCATTGGCAGTCATCATGGAACAACGTGCCAATGAAAGTACCCAAATGTTTCAATGTATTAAATTAGTCATACTTGCTCAAATGCATAAGTGTTCAAATCAAACGGCGATTGAATTTGGCCGTAAAATTTTATTTTCTACAGAACGCCCCTCTGCAAAACAGCTAGATGAGATGCTAGAAGAAGTTAAAAAAGCGACTCGTGGTAATGCAAGTGCGAGTACATAA
- the motB gene encoding flagellar motor protein MotB, producing MAKIIAGTDTSEEKPPLIVIKKIKKVSGGHHGGAWKIAYADFVTAMMAFFLLMWLVSSVNKSKLEGIAEYFKQPLKILNKGGDNLAEISPKTVLQPKIDTTEREKEKEKHALPSKLDMKTVEDLRKQKELEHLQQMKGAIENMINSTPDVSKYKDQIKVDITYEGLRIQVIDNEERPMFAMSSDELEPEIKPVLRSLAPIFMEIPNKISIIGHTDGFEYNSEDTKKSNWDLSSNRANSARRELEAAGMPKDKVLRVMGYGASILLDARNPHNPKNRRISIVVMKDEVTTEAIVQNK from the coding sequence ATGGCAAAAATAATAGCTGGAACAGATACTTCTGAAGAAAAGCCCCCTTTGATTGTGATAAAGAAAATTAAGAAAGTCAGTGGTGGTCATCATGGCGGTGCTTGGAAAATTGCTTATGCTGATTTTGTAACAGCCATGATGGCATTCTTTCTGTTAATGTGGCTAGTAAGCTCCGTTAATAAATCAAAATTAGAAGGCATTGCTGAATACTTTAAACAACCACTCAAAATTCTCAACAAAGGTGGCGACAACTTAGCAGAGATCTCACCTAAAACTGTGTTACAACCTAAAATTGACACAACTGAACGAGAAAAAGAGAAGGAAAAACATGCACTTCCTTCTAAGTTAGATATGAAAACAGTAGAAGACCTTAGAAAACAAAAAGAACTTGAACATTTACAGCAAATGAAAGGCGCTATTGAAAATATGATTAACAGCACGCCTGATGTCTCTAAATATAAAGATCAAATTAAAGTAGATATCACCTATGAAGGCTTGCGTATTCAAGTCATTGATAACGAAGAGCGCCCCATGTTTGCCATGAGCAGTGATGAACTAGAACCCGAAATCAAGCCTGTACTCCGATCACTTGCGCCTATTTTCATGGAAATTCCGAATAAAATAAGCATTATTGGTCACACAGACGGCTTTGAATATAATTCTGAAGATACCAAAAAGAGCAACTGGGATCTCTCTTCCAACCGAGCAAACTCAGCGCGTCGAGAATTAGAAGCCGCTGGGATGCCAAAGGATAAAGTATTAAGAGTAATGGGATATGGCGCTTCTATTTTGCTGGATGCCAGAAATCCACACAATCCAAAGAATCGTCGGATCAGTATTGTTGTGATGAAAGACGAAGTAACCACAGAGGCCATTGTTCAAAATAAGTAG
- the cgtA gene encoding Obg family GTPase CgtA: MKFVDEAIIRVQAGKGGNGSSSFRREKFVPFGGPDGGDGGKGGNVYLVADASINTLIDFRYQTVFQAKSGDCGHGKQCRGHDGESCWVKVPAGTIIRDEDTQEILAELITDGQTMLIAQGGARGLGNVHFKTSTNRAPRKTTKGKPGEERKLRLELQLLADVGVVGFPNAGKSTLIQAVSNATTKVADYPFTTTYPQLGTVSVDGSTRFVIADIPGLIEGAHLGAGLGLQFLKHLTRTHLLLHIVDMLEEDCFNNILLIEEELRMFSPELLEKPRWLVLNKADCVDSASIDELKQRIRAYKGEDTPIFVISAAERRGTQEMCKEIAQALLVYRQAFANRAENESTEFQNTEIQDW, encoded by the coding sequence ATGAAATTCGTCGACGAAGCAATCATCCGTGTTCAAGCCGGTAAAGGTGGCAATGGCTCCTCTAGTTTTAGACGTGAGAAATTTGTGCCCTTTGGTGGTCCTGATGGCGGAGATGGTGGCAAAGGCGGTAATGTGTATCTTGTCGCAGATGCCTCCATCAATACCTTAATTGATTTTCGCTATCAAACCGTTTTTCAAGCCAAAAGTGGTGATTGTGGTCATGGTAAACAATGCCGTGGTCATGATGGTGAGTCATGCTGGGTAAAGGTACCTGCAGGAACCATCATTAGAGATGAAGATACTCAGGAAATCTTAGCTGAGTTAATCACCGATGGCCAAACGATGTTGATTGCACAAGGCGGCGCACGTGGTTTAGGAAATGTACATTTTAAAACCTCGACAAACCGCGCACCGCGCAAGACGACCAAGGGTAAACCTGGTGAAGAGCGTAAATTGCGTTTAGAGCTACAATTGCTTGCTGATGTGGGGGTTGTGGGCTTTCCAAATGCGGGTAAATCAACCCTCATTCAAGCGGTATCCAATGCCACGACCAAAGTCGCAGATTATCCTTTTACAACGACTTATCCTCAGTTAGGCACGGTAAGTGTTGATGGTTCAACGCGTTTTGTGATTGCAGATATCCCGGGTCTTATAGAAGGTGCCCATTTGGGAGCAGGTTTAGGTTTACAATTTTTAAAGCATCTCACACGCACACACCTTCTCTTGCACATTGTTGATATGTTGGAAGAAGATTGCTTCAACAATATTTTGTTGATTGAAGAAGAATTAAGAATGTTCAGCCCTGAGCTATTGGAGAAGCCACGCTGGTTGGTGCTCAATAAAGCAGACTGCGTTGATTCAGCCAGCATTGATGAGCTCAAGCAACGCATTCGTGCGTATAAAGGTGAGGATACGCCTATTTTTGTTATTTCTGCTGCTGAGCGTAGGGGCACACAAGAAATGTGCAAAGAGATTGCGCAAGCATTGCTTGTTTATAGACAAGCCTTTGCTAACAGAGCAGAGAATGAGAGCACAGAATTTCAAAACACAGAAATTCAAGATTGGTAA
- the rpmA gene encoding 50S ribosomal protein L27 has translation MAHKKAGGSTRNGRDSNPKYLGVKRYGGEWVTAGSIIVRQKGTKFHPGVFVGQGSDYTLFAKVSGYINFKVTGRLNRRTVSIIPADSAQQIPAQA, from the coding sequence ATGGCACATAAGAAAGCAGGCGGTAGTACTCGCAATGGTCGAGATTCTAACCCGAAGTATTTAGGTGTTAAGCGTTATGGTGGTGAATGGGTAACAGCTGGCAGCATTATTGTCAGACAAAAGGGTACCAAATTTCATCCAGGTGTATTTGTAGGCCAAGGCAGTGATTATACTTTATTTGCAAAAGTATCAGGATATATTAACTTTAAAGTGACTGGTCGATTAAATCGCCGCACTGTTAGCATTATCCCCGCTGACTCCGCACAACAAATTCCCGCACAAGCTTAA
- the rplU gene encoding 50S ribosomal protein L21, whose amino-acid sequence MSELNPTAVIATGGKQYRVKVGQKLQVEKLVGEPGNKIVFSKEAVLLVSEGEKIQVGAPFLDKATVEAKIVQHGRGDKVTIIKMRRRKTYRRKQGHRQSFTEIEITNIQAA is encoded by the coding sequence GTGAGTGAATTAAATCCCACTGCCGTCATCGCCACTGGGGGCAAGCAATACCGTGTTAAGGTTGGTCAAAAGCTCCAAGTTGAAAAGTTGGTTGGCGAACCAGGAAATAAAATTGTATTCAGCAAAGAAGCTGTGTTGCTTGTTAGTGAAGGTGAAAAAATCCAAGTAGGTGCTCCTTTCCTTGATAAAGCTACTGTTGAAGCTAAGATTGTTCAACATGGTCGTGGTGATAAAGTAACCATTATCAAAATGAGAAGACGTAAAACCTACCGTCGTAAACAAGGGCATCGCCAATCGTTTACTGAAATCGAAATTACTAATATACAAGCAGCATAA
- a CDS encoding polyprenyl synthetase family protein — protein MTIQPLRQCVSSELQAVDTLIVSSLESKVETVNQIGHYIVNSGGKRIRPLVVLLSGKACQAQSEEAIAMATIIEFIHTATLLHDDVVDRSLLRRGIPTANAVWDNASAVLVGDFIYSRAFQMIARLKNAEATEILAETTNVIAEGEVLQLTHRQQPDISEAQYLRVIEYKTAKLFEAACQLGAVLGNQSRTIKQMLASYGKHIGIAFQLVDDLLDYQSNNPDWGKNIGDDLAEGKATLPLIYGMQHGDAALAELIKSAILNKGSDKLAEIQSGIVSSGAIDYTMRLASEAIRNAKKALTLLPDTDYKAALNDLADFVVARNY, from the coding sequence ATGACTATTCAGCCCCTGCGACAATGTGTAAGCAGCGAATTACAAGCTGTTGATACGCTTATTGTCAGTAGTTTGGAATCCAAGGTTGAGACAGTTAACCAGATAGGGCATTACATTGTCAACAGTGGCGGCAAACGAATTCGCCCTTTAGTTGTTTTGCTTTCTGGTAAAGCCTGCCAGGCTCAGTCCGAAGAAGCAATCGCAATGGCCACCATCATAGAGTTTATCCATACAGCAACACTATTGCACGATGATGTTGTCGATCGCTCACTCTTGCGTAGAGGCATACCCACTGCAAATGCTGTCTGGGATAATGCCTCAGCTGTTTTGGTTGGAGACTTCATCTACTCACGCGCTTTTCAAATGATTGCTAGGCTTAAGAATGCAGAAGCCACTGAGATATTAGCAGAAACCACCAATGTGATTGCTGAAGGGGAAGTTTTGCAACTAACCCACAGACAACAACCCGACATCAGTGAAGCGCAATATCTACGCGTCATTGAATATAAAACAGCAAAGCTCTTTGAAGCCGCTTGCCAACTCGGTGCTGTGCTAGGCAATCAATCTCGCACTATTAAACAAATGCTTGCCTCCTATGGTAAGCATATTGGTATTGCCTTTCAGTTAGTCGATGATTTACTAGACTATCAAAGCAATAACCCAGATTGGGGCAAAAATATTGGCGACGATCTGGCGGAAGGCAAGGCTACCCTGCCATTGATTTATGGGATGCAACACGGGGATGCAGCGCTTGCCGAGCTAATTAAAAGCGCCATTCTCAACAAAGGCTCTGATAAATTAGCTGAGATACAAAGTGGCATTGTGTCATCTGGTGCGATTGATTACACTATGCGCTTGGCCTCTGAAGCCATCAGAAATGCCAAAAAAGCTTTAACGCTGCTTCCCGATACAGACTATAAAGCAGCCTTGAATGATTTAGCAGATTTTGTTGTCGCAAGAAATTATTAG